The Anaeromyxobacter diazotrophicus genome contains the following window.
GCGGTGCACGTGCCCACCGCGGGCCTCGCGCTCCTCCCGGTGCTCCTCGGCTGGCCGCTCGTGCTCTACCCGGTGCACATCGTCTTCCTCGAGCTCATCATCGACCCGGCCTGCTCGATGGCCTTCGAGGCGGAGCCGGGCGACCCGGGGCTCATGCGGCGCCCGCCGCGCCAGGCCCGGGCGAGCCTCTTCGAGCGGCGGCTCGTCACGGTCGCGCTCCTGCAGGGGGCGACCCTGCTCGTGGCGACGCTGGTCTGCTTCCGCCTCGGGTTCGCCCACACCGGCTCGGCGGACTCGGGGCGCACGCTGGCGTTCACCACCCTCATCGCCGGGAACGTGTCGCTCATCCTGGTGAACCGCTCCTGGCGGCACGGCGTGCTGCCCACCCTGCTCCGGCGGAACGTCGCCTCCTGGGCGGTGGTGGGGGGCGCGACGCTCACCCTCCTGCTCGCCTTCTGGGTGCCGCTCCTGCGCCAGCTGTTCCGGTTCGGGCCGGCGAGCGCCGACGACCTCGCCATCGCCGCGGGCGCCGGGGTGCTCAGCCTGGTCTGGTTCGAGCTGCTGAAGCTCTTCAAGACCCGCTGGCTCGAGGCGGCGTGACCGCCGCCCTCAGCCGAACACGACCGACCGCATCGACAGCGAGGCCATGTCGAACCCGGTGATGGGGAAGCGCACGGGGTCGTCGGGGGCGGCCGCGCCCGCTGCGTAGAGCAGGGGGAGGTAGTGATCGGGCGTCGGGTGCGCGCGCCGGCCGGCCTCGCCCTCCAGGGCGCGCGCGAGGGCGTCGGTGTCGTGGCGGGCGAGGGCGCGGGCGAGCTCCTCGTCGAACTCGCGCGCCCAGGCGGGCGTCTCCTGGTCGCCGCGCCCCCAGGCCGTGAAGGCGTGGCGCAGGTTGTGGACGAGGTTGCCGCTCGCGAGGAGCAGGACCCCCTCGTCGCGGAGCGGCGCGAGCGCGCGTCCCAGCGCGAGGTGCTCGGCGGGCGCCAGGCGGCCGTCCAGGCTGAGCTGGACCACCGGGACGTCGGCCGCGGGCCGGAGGTGCACGAGCACGCTCCAGGTGCCGTGGTCGAGCCCCCACTCCCGGCTGAGCGACGCGCGCCCCTCGCCCACGAGCTGGACCGCGCGCCGGGCGAGGTCCGGCGCGCCGGGCGCCGGGTACTGGACCCGGTACAGCTCCTCCGGGAAGCCGCCGAAGTCGTGGATCGTCTCGGGGCGCTCGTCCGCCGTCGCATAGGTGCCGGCGACGTACCAGTGCGCGGAGACCGCCAGGATGGCCTTCGGCCGCGGGAGCGCCTCGCCGAGCACGCGGAAGCCGCGGCTCCAGGCGTTGTCCTCGACGGCGTTCATGGGGTTCCCGTGGCCGACGAAGACCGCGGGCATGCGGGTGGTGGGATCGGACATGTCGGAGGTCCTTCTAGCGACGGCCCGCGCGCTCCGCCCGGCCAGCGCGGACGATGGCCCCACCGCCGCGCCGCGGGCCTGCCGGGTTCCACCCGACGCGAAAGGGCGGTACCGTGTCGCGAACGGACCAGGCCGGCCGGCTCCTCCGCGCCCCTCGCGCGGCGGGCCGCGCCGTGTCGAGGAGAGCGGAGCGCATGCGCAGCGACATCGTGAAGAAGGGCTTCGAGCGGGCGCCGCACCGGAGCCTGCTCCGGGCGACGGGGCTCCGGGACGAGGACTTCGACAAGCCCTTCATCGGGATCGCGAACAGCCAGATCGACATCATCCCCGGCCACATCCACCTCCACGAGTACGGGCGCATCGCGAAGGAGGAGATCCGCAAGGCCGGCGGCGTGCCGTTCGAGTTCAACACCATCGGCGTGGACGACGGCATCGCCATGGGCCACGACGGCATGCTCTACAGCCTGCCCAGCCGCGAGCTCATCGCCGACTCGGTCGAGACGATGATGAACGCGCACAAGCTCGACGCGCTCCTCTGCATCCCCAACTGCGACAAGATCGTGCCCGGCATGATCATGGGCGCGCTGCGCGTGGACGTGCCGACCGTCTTCGTCTCGGGGGGGCCGATGCGCGCCGGCCGGCTCGCCGACGGCACCTCGGTCGACCTCGCCACCGCCTTCGAGGCGGTCGGCCAGCGCGCCCGCGGCCAGATCACCGACGCCCAGCTCCACGACCTCGAGTGCGCCGCCTGCCCCGGGGCCGGCTCCTGCGCCGGCATGTTCACCGCCAACTCGATGAACGTGCTGTGCGAGGCGATGGGGATCGCGCTGCCCGGCAACGGCACCGCGCCCGCGCTGACGCCGGAGCGGGAGGAGCTGGTCCGGCGCGCGGCGCGGCGGGTGGTCGAGATCGCCCTCGACGAGCGCTTCCGGCTGCGGAAGATCCTGAACGAGGACGCCATCCACAACGCCTTCGTGGTGGACATGGCGGTGGGCGGCTCGACCAACACCGTGCTGCACATGCTCGCCATCGCCCGCGAGGCGGAGGTCCCGTTCGACCTGGCGCGGATCGACGCCATCGCCCGCACCGTCGCCCACGTGGCCAAGATCTCCCCCTCGCTCTCGACCGTGCACATCGAGGACGTCCACGCGGCGGGCGGCATCCCGGCCGTGCTGCACGAGGTGGCGCGCCGCGGCGGCGTGGTCCGGACCGGCGCGCTCACCGTGACCGGGGAGACGGTCGGGGACCGCATCGGCGGGGCGCGGATCCTCGACCCGGCCGTCATCCACCCGCTCGAGCAGGCGTACTCGCAGGTGGGCGGCCTGGCCGTGCTGCGCGGCAACCTCGCCCGCGAGGGCGCGGTGGTGAAGACGGCCGGGATCGACCCGGCGATGCGGCGCTTCACCGGCCGGGCGCTCTGCTTCGACTCGCAGGACGAGGCGATCGCCGGGATCATGGCCGGCGCGGTGAAGCCCGGGCACGTGGTGGTCATCCGCTACGAGGGGCCGAAGGGCGGCCCGGGCATGCAGGAGATGCTGTCGCCGACGAGCCTGCTCGCCGGCATGGGGCTCGGCGCGAGCGTGGCGCTCGTGACCGACGGGCGCTTCTCCGGCGCGACCCGCGGCGCCTGCATCGGCCACGTCTCCCCGGAGGCGGCCGAGGGCGGCGAGATCGCGCTCGTCCGCGACGGCGACGCCATCAGCCTCGACGTGGAGGCGCGGACGCTCACGCTCGACGTCGCGCCGGCGGAGCTGCGGCGGCGCGCCGAGGGGTTCGTGCCGCGCCGGAAGGCGATCGCCTCGCGCTGGCTCCGCCGTTACGCCCACCTCGTCACGAACGCCGCCAGCGGCGCGGTGCTGGACGCGCCGCCCGCTTCATGATGACTTCGAGAGCTCCACCCCCCGAGAGGCACGCCATGCCGACGCCCGCCCGCCCGCCGCTCAAGCCGCCGCAAGCCTGCTCGTCGCTCGAGGAGGTGCGCGCCTCCATCGACGCGGTCGACCGCGACATCGTCGCGCTGCTGGCGTCGCGGCGCAGCTACGCGCTGCAGGCGGCGCGCTTCAAGGACGCCGCCGACGGGGTGAAGGACACCCGCCGCGAGGAGCAGGTGGTGGAGAACGTGCGGGCGCTCGCCGCCGAGTACGGCATCGAGCCGGACCTGGTCGAGACGCTCTACCGCGACATGATCGCCGGCTTCGTGCGGGTGGAGCAGGACGTGGGCGGCCACCGGGCGGCCCCGGTGGTGGAGAACGTCCACGTCGAGAGCTTCGACGTGATGCTCCCGCCGGAGGAGATGAAGCACCGCGTGCCGCTCACCGAGCGCGCCGCGAACGTGGTGGTGGAGGGCCGCCGCGCCGTCGAGGCCATCCTCGACCACCGGGACCCGCGGCTGCTGGTGGTGGTGGGCCCCTGCTCCATCCACGACCCCGAGGCGGGCCTCGACTACGCGCGGCGCCTCCGCGCCCTCGCCGACGAGGTCTCGGACACGCTCCTCCTCGTCATGCGCGTCTACTTCGAGAAGCCGCGCACCACCGTGGGCTGGGAGGGCTTCACCAACGATCCCCGCATGAACGGCTCCTTCCGCATCAAGGAGGGGATGGAGCGCGCCCGCAAGTTCCTCGTCGACGTGAGCGAGCTCGGGATGCCGGCCGCGACCGAGGCGCTCGACCCCATCGCGCCGCACTACCGCGGCGACCTCATCGCCTGGACCGCCATCGGCGCGCGCACCTCCGAGTCGCAGACGCACCGGAACCTGGCCTCGGGCCTCTCCTCGCCGGTCGGATTCAAGAACGGGACCGAGGGCGAGATCGAGGGCGCGGTGAACGCGATCGTCGCGGCGGCGCGCCCGCACGCCTTCCTGGGGATCAACGACCAGGGGCGCTCGGCGGTCATCCGCACCCGCGGCAACCGGTACGGGCACCTCGTGCTGCGCGGGGGCGGCGGCCGGCCGAACTTCGACACCGTCTCCGTGTCGATGGCCGAGCAGGCGCTCGCCAAGGCCGGCGTGCCGAAGAACATCGTCATCGACTGCTCGCACGCGAACTCGTGGAAGAAGCCGGAGCTCCAGCCGCTGGTGGTCCGCGACGCGGTCCACCAGATCCGCGAGGGGAACCGGTCGATCGTCGGCCTCATGATCGAGGGGTTCATCGAGCCGGGGAACCAGCCCGCCTCGCCCGATCCGGCGAAGCTCAAGTACGGCCAGTCGGTCACCGACCCCTGCCTGGGCTGGGACGACACGGCGGCCGTGCTGCGCGAGGCGCGCCTGGCGCTGCGCGACGTGCTCCCGCGCCGGATCGGCTGACTGGCCGCGCGCGCCCGCCGCGGCGCTCAGGGCGCCCCGGCGAGCAGGGCGTGCAGCTCGTCGAAGGGCGCCGGCTTGGCGAGGTGCGCGTCGAAGCCGGCCGCCCTCGCGCGCTCCTTGTCCTCCGGCTGGGCGTAGCCGCTCAGCGCGACGAGCCGGGTGGACGCGAGCGCGGGATCGGCGCGCAGCGTCCGGGCCACCTCGTACCCGTCCACGTCGGGGAGCCCGACGTCGCACAGCACGAAGTCCGGCTTCGCCTCGCGCGCCCGCGCGATCCCGGAGCGGCCGTCGGTGGCGATGACCACCCGGTGGCCGTCCAGCTCCAGCAGGTCGGCCACGGTGCGCGCCGCGTCCAGGTTGTCCTCGATGACGAGCACGGTCAGCGTCCGCGCCGCCGCCGGCCGCGCGGCGGGAGGGCTGGCGCGAGGCGCCGGCGCGCTCGCCTGCGGCAACGTCACGGTGAAGGTGGCGCCCCGATCCCGCCCGGCGCTCTGCGCGCGCACCGAGCCGCCGTGCAGCTCCACCAGGCCCTTCACCAGCGCGAGCCCGAGGCCCAGGCCCCCGTGCGTGCGCGCCTGGCCGTTCTCGGCCTGCACGAAGGGCTCGAACAGGCGCGGGACGAGCTCCGGCGCGAGCCCGATGCCGTCGTCCGCCACCCGGAGCTGCACCTCGCCCGGGCCGGTCGAGGCGCTCACCCCGACGTGGCCGCCCTCGCCGGTGAACTTCGCCGCGTTCTGCAGGAGGTTCCCGAGGACCTGCGCCAGGCGGGTGGCGTCCGCGTCCACCCAGACGGCGCCGGCGGGCAGGGCGATCCGCAGCTCGATGCCGCGCTGCTCGAAGGCCGGCCGGTGGTCGTCGCACGTCCGCCGGACGAGCTCGCGCAGCTCCAGGCGCTCGCGCCGGAGCTGCATCTTGCCCCGCGAGATGCGCGTGACGTCGAGCAGATCGTCGACCAGCCGCGCCAGGTGATCCGTCTGCCGGTGGATGACCTCCCGCGCGCGCGCGGCCTGAGGGCTCCCGGGCGGCATCCGGTCGAGGAGGTAGAGCCCGTCCCGGATCGGCGCGAGCGGATTGCGCAGCTCGTGCGACAGCACCGCCAGGAACTCGCTCTTCCGCCGGTCGGAGTCGCGCAGCGCCTGCTCCGCGGCCACCTGGTCGGTCACGTCCATCACGAACCCGTGCCAGAGCACGCTGCCGTCAGGCTCGGTCTTCGGGACGGACCAGCCCTCGAGCCAGCGCAGCCCCTTCGCCGGGTGCTGGTAGCGGAACCGATCGTGCCAGCGCGCGCCGGCGCGAGCGGCCTCGGCGATGCGCTCGCCCACGCGGTGGGCGTCGTCCGGGTGGAGGCGGTCGAACACCGGCGCCGCGTCCTCGGCGACGACGGACGGGGAGATCCCCCACACGTCCTCGCCCGCGGCGGTGGCGAACGGGAAGCAGGCGCTCCCGTCCGCCCGGAGGCGGTAGGAGCAGATGACCCCAGGCACGCTCTCCGCGATCTTCGCGAGCTGGTCCCGCAGCCGCTCCAGCTCGGACGCGTGGCCCGGAGGATCGCCCGCCGGGCCCGGTCGCCGACTCGTCTCCATCTCGCCGCCCCCGCGACGCTCCGGCCGTGGCTCCAGCGCAGCCGTGTTTACGCTCTCGGTGCAGGATAGCGTCGAACACGCGCGCGCGCGGGCAGAATCGGCGGCGGCGCTCCGGCGGCCGGGGCGGGGCGGGAGCCCGCAGGCTCAGCCGCGCGGCTTCCCCTCGACGTAGCCCCCCGTCGTCTGGACCCCGATCACGGCCTTGCGGTGCAGCTCAGGCAGCGTGGTGGCGCCGGCGTAGGTCAGCGCCGACTGCACGCCCGTGATCACGTCGACGAGGATGGAGCCGACGCTCTCGCGCCCCTCGCGCATGTAGATGCGCGAGGTGGAGATGCCCTCCCGGAAGAACCCCTTCTTGGCGCGCTCGAAGGCGTCCAGGCCGGCGGTGCGATCGCTCACCGCGCGCGCGCTCGCCATGCCGTAGTTCTCCTTGTAGGGGCGCCCGTCGCGGTCCTCCTTCACGTCGCCCGGGCTCTCGTAGGTGCCGGAGAGCGCGGTGCCGATCATGACCCGCGACGCGCCGGCCGCCAGGTAGAGCGCCACGTCGCGCGGGTCGCGGACGCCGCCGTCTGCCCACACGTGCCGCCCGCGGGCGTGCGCCTCCCGGGCGCAGGCCAGCACCGAGCTGAACGTCGGCCGGCCTGCGCCGGTCTGCATGCGGGTGGTGCACATGGCGCCCGGGCCGACGTTCACCTTCACCACGTCGGCGCCCGCCTCGAGCAGGTCGCGCGTCCCCTCGGGGGTGCAGACGTTCCCCGCCACGAGCGGCACCGCGGTCCCGACCGCCCGGCGGACCTCGCGGATGGCCTCGATCATCCGGCGCTGGTGCCCGTGCGCGGTGTCGAGCACGAGCGCCGAGGCGCCGAGCTCGACCAGCCGCGCCGCGGAGGCGGCCGCGGCGGCCGAGATCCCCACCGCCGCCGCCACCATCAGCCGGCCGCGCGGGTCGAGCGCCGGCTCGAGCAGCTCGAGCCGCACCGCGTCGTCGCGGGTGAGCACGCCCACCAGGCGGCCCTCCGCGTCGACGACCGGGGCCGCCTTCACGCGCAGGTCCTCCATCCGCAGGAACGCCTCGCGGTTCGGCGTGCCCGCCGTGACGGCGACCAGGCGGGAGGACATGAAGGATCCGACCGGCGAGTACTGGTCCCGGTCGCGGAGGTCGGCGTGGGTCACGATGCCGAGCGGGCGCCGCTCCTCGTCCACCACCACCACCATGTCGTGCGAGCGCTTGCGGATGATGCCCTGGACGTCGCGCAGCGTGGCGCGCGGCGAGACCGAGAGCGGGGTGTCGTAGCGCGGGTCGGCCGCCTGGATGTGCTCGATGATGCGGGCGGCGGTCGCGAGGTCCATGTCCTGCGGCAGGACCCCCAGGCCGCCCAGCCGCGCCATGGTCTCCGCCATGCGCTTGCCGGTGACCGCGTTCATGTTGGCCGAGACGATGGGGTGCGCGCCGCCGGGGAAGTCGACGGGGCGCAGGTCGACGTCGAGCCGGGAGCTGCCGTCGAAGTAGCCGGGGACGAGGAAGACGTCGTCGAGCGAGAGCTCGAGCGCTTCCTCGCGCTCAGGGTGCAGGAATCGCATGCGGTGGGCCTCCGGCTTCACCGTGCAGCGCCGGCCGGGGGCGCGCAACAGGTTTCGCGCCCCGGCGCGGCCCGCCGCCGCGTTCCGGCTGCGGAGGCGCGCCGAGACGAGGCGAGCCGGGCTGCCCGCGCTGGGAGCAGCCCGGCTCGCGGAGCGCCGCGGCCCTACGGCGCGGCGGTCGCGGAGGCGCTCGTCACGACGAACGCCGCCGCGGTGGCCTGGCCCGAGGTGACCGTCACCGTCACGGGGACCGGCGGAGCGGTGGTGAACGTGACCCCGGCCGGCGCGGTGAAGGTGAGCGTGTAGGTGCCGGGGAAGAGGTACTTGTAGCTGACGCCGTAGGCGCCCGTGCTCGTGGCGGTGAGCGGGAGCGTCGTGCCGTCGCCCCCGGCGCTGGGCGTGAGCACGGCGCTGAAGCTGGCGAGGGTGGTGGGGGCCGGCAGCGTCACGCCCTGCCCGAGCGCCAGCGTGACGTCGACGCCGCCGCTCAGCTCGAGCTCGGTCGCGCGGCAGACCGGGTGCATCACCCACGCGCCCGAGGCGCCGGCGTCCTGCCCGAAGCTCTGCGACACGTCGAAGTCGACCAGCAGCACCTTGGAGCCCGTGCCGACCGAGACCGAGCCGCCGGGCAGGTCCACCTTGAGGCCGGACTGCGCGTAGCTCGGCATCCGGAGCGTGCCGCCGACCACCGCGCCGGGCGGCAGGCCCTCGTAGGTGGCGGACGAGGCGTAGATGACGCCGTTCACCTCGACGTAGCCGCCGGTGATGACGAAGCGCAGCTGCGAGTAGGAGCCGACCGGCACCACCGCGCCGTCCACGAGCTTCGCGGTGTCGTTCGCCAGCGTCAGCAGGTCGGTGGTGGTCTTCTGGGTCGTGAGCACCGTGTCGCCGCCCGAGCCGACCAGGTCGATCTCGGAGATGGTGACGACGGCCTTCGAGAAGCCGGCCGGGGCGTCCTTCAGGAGCAGCGAGACGGATCCGGTCTGACCGCCGCCGCAGGCCGCGCCGAGCAGCGCGAGCGAGGCGGTGACCAGCGTGCGAGAGAGTTTCACGGGAGATCCTTTCGTGGTGCGCGCGGGGTCCGTCCCCGTCCCGCGGCCACGGTGCAACCGGCGTTCCCGGCGCCCGGACCGCGGAGGGACGGCCAGGCGCGGGCCTGGCGGGCTCTCTCCTGTACGATCCGGGACACCCGGTGTACCGGATCGGCCACGGGATCCCGCTCCGGTGCGGGTCGCGACCCCGCCGGGAGCGCGTGCGGGTCGCGCGCGCTCCCGGGCCGGGCTAGATCGGCCGCGCGCCGGCGGGCAGGGCCGCTCCGGCGCCACGCGAGGGGCGCCATGGCCAGGATGCGCGCGGTCCAGGTGGCGAAGGCGGGGGGCGCGCTCGAGCTGGTCGAGCGCGAGGTGCCGGCGCCCGGGCCGGGGCAGGTGCGCCTCCGCGTGGAGGCGTGCGGCGTCTGCCACAGCGACGCGATGGTCAAGGGGGGCGCCTTCCCCGGCCTCACCCTGCCGCGGGTGCCGGGGCACGAGATCGCCGGGGTGGTCGACGCCGTCGGCCCGCAGGTGACCGCGTGGAAGCCGGGGGACCGCGCCGGCGTGGGGTGGCACGGGGGCCACTGCTTCCAGTGCGCCGCCTGCCGCCACGGGTGGTTCATCAACTGCGAGCGGGCGCGGATCACCGGGATCAGCTTCGACGGCGGCTACGCCGAGTACGCCGTGGCGCCGCAGGAGGCGCTGGCGCGGATGCCGGACGAGCTCGGCGCGGTCGAGGCGGCGCCGCTCCTGTGCGCCGGGATCACGACCTTCAACGCGCTCCGGAACAGCGGGGCGCGGGCGGGCGACACCGTCGCCGTGCAGGGGATCGGCGGGCTCGGCCACCTCGCCCTCCAGTACGCCGCGCGCATGGGCTTCCGGACCGTCGCGCTCTCGCACGGCGCGGACAAGGAGGCGCTGGCGCGCCAGCTCGGCGCCCACGCCTACGTCGACACCCAGCGGACCTCCGCCGCCGAGGGTCTCGCGCGGCTGGGCGGCGCCGACCTGGTGCTCGCCACCGCGCCCCACGCCGAGGCCATCGCGGCCACCGTCGCCGGGCTCAAGCCGCGCGGCAAGCTGCTCGTGGTGGCGGCGCCGTTCGAACCGCTGCAGGTCTCCGCCTTCGCGCTCCTCAGCGGGAAGACCGTCGCCGGCTGGCCGAGCGGCAGCGCCATCGACTCCGAGGAGACGCTGGCGTTCAGCGCGCTCACCGGGGTGAGGCCCCGGGTCGAGCGCTTCCCGCTGGAGCAGGCCGAGGAGGCGCTCGCGAAGATGCTCCAGAACCGGGTCCGGTTCCGGGCGGTCCTCACGCCCTGAGCCGCGGTCCGCGGCTCAGAGCGCGGCGCCCGCGGGCGCGCGCGCCGCCAGCATCTCCAGCACGAGATCGCGGAACGCCGTCACCTTGGGTGCGACGTGCTTCGCCGCCGGGGTGACGAGGAACAGGCTCCCCGCCGCGCGCTCGTAGCGCGGGACGACCCGCACCAGCTGGCCCGCCACCAGGTCGGGCTCCGCCACGAAGGTCGGGAGGAGCCCCACGCCGGCGCCTGCCCGCACCGCGTCGCGCACGAACAGGAGGTCGTCGCAGACGATGCGCGCGGCCCGGCCGGGCGCCGGGCGGGGCGCCGTGACCCGCAGCTGCTGGGGCCCGCCGCGGAAGACCACCCACTCGTGCGCGTCGAGGTCCGCCTCCGAGCGCGGGGTGCCGCGCCGGGCGAGGTAGAGCGGCGAGGCGTAGAGGCGCAGCAGGATGGGCGCGGCGCGCCGCACCACCAGCGTCGAGTCGGTGAGCTTGGGCGCGACGCGCAGCGCGACGTCGAACCCCTCGCCCACGAGGTCCACCACCCGGCCGGTGAGGTGCAGGTCGAGCGACACCGCCGGGTGGCGCGCGGTGTAGCGCGTCGCCACCGCGGCCAGGAACAGCACGCCGAGGTCCACCGGCGCCGTCACCCGGAGCGTGCCCGACGGCGCCTCCTCGCGCTCGGGCACCTCCCCCAGCACCGCCTTCACCGAGCGGAGCAGCGGCGTGACCCGGTCGTAGAGCGCCGTGCCGGCGGCCGAGAGCGAGACCTGGCGCGTGGTCCGGAACAGCAGCTGGACGCCCAGCTCGTTCTCGAGCCTGGCCACGCCCCGGCTGGCGGAGGACTTCGGCATGCCGAGCTCCCGCGCGGCGGCCGAGAAGCTCGAGGTGCGAGCCACCGCCTCGAAGATGGTGAGCAGGTTGAGATCCATCGTTCCTCCTGTGGAACGGAGATGTGCGCGAGCGATGATTGCGCGAACGGTGCAACGGAAGCAAGCTCCAGGGCGTCAGGGGCCCGGCGCGCTCGCCGGGCCGGTGCCCCAGCCGACTCCCGGCTCTCTCCACGAAAGGAACCGCCATGAAGAAGCTCCTCGCCTCGCTCCTCGCCCTCTCCCCGGCCCTCGCGCTGGCCGCGACCTCCCACTGGAGCGTCGACCCCTCGCACTCGCAGGTCGGCTTCGCGGTGAAGCACCTCGTCATCTCCAACGTCCGCGGCGAGTTCACGAAGTACCAGGGGCAGGTCGCCCTGGACGAGGCCGACGTGGCGAAGTCCACCGTCGAGGCCTCGATCGACGTGAGCAGCATCTCCACCAAGAACGCCGACCGGGACGCGCACCTCAAGTCGCCCGACTTCTTCGACGCCGCCAGGTACCCGGCGATGACCTTCAAGTCCACGAAGGTGCGGAAGGCCGGGCCGGACAAGCTCGAGGTGACGGGCGACCTCACCCTCCACGGCGTGACGAGGCCGGTCGTGCTCGACGTCGCCACCACGCCCGAGGTGAAGGGCATGTACGGCGAGACGCGCCGCGGGTTCGCCGCCACGACCAAGATCAGCCGCAAGGAGTTCGGCCTCACCTGGAACAAGGCGGTCGAGGCCGGCCCGGCGGTGGGCGACGAGGTCGCCATCGCCCTCGACCTCGAGGCGGTGAAGGACCAGCCGAAGACCGCCGCCAAGTAGACCCTTCGCCGCGGGCCCGAGCGGGCCGGCTCCCAGCGCGGGGGCCGGCCCTTTCGCGCGCCCGGCTCAGCGGTTCCGGCCGTAGGCCTCGTGCGCGGAGACCCACTCCAGCGACGAGATGGCGGCCGCCAGCGAGATCTCCCCGGCGAGCACCACCCCGGCCACGATCTCGGCGAGCTTCTCCACCTTCCCCTGGCCGAAGCAGCCCAGCACCTCCAGGCACTCGCGCTGGGTGGGGAGCCCGGTCCCCCCGCCGTGGGTCGCCACGATGAGCGAGGGGATGGTGATCGAGAGGTAGAGGTCCTTCTCCGGGGTGAGCTCGCAGTAGACGATGCCGGCCGAACCCTCGGCCACGTTGGCGACGTCCTGGCCGGTCGCGATGAAGAGCGCGGTGAGGGCGTTGGGCGAGTGGAGCCCGTTGTTGTTGGCGCCGGACAGGAAGGCCCCCACGTTCGCGACCCCCCAGTGGTAGGCCAGGCTCTCCGGGTCGACCCGCGTCACCTCGAGCAGCACCGAGCGCTTCACGACGCACTCGGCGGTGACGCGCTTGCCCCGGGTGCGCATGAGGTTCACCTGGGAGGCCTTCTTGTCCGTGGCCAGGTTCGACTCAAGGTAGAACCGGCGCACCGCCGGGTGGTGCTCCAGGATCCAGCTGCAGGCGGCGAAGGTGGCCCGCCCCACCAGGTTCTGCCCGGCGGCGTCGCCGGTGGTGAAGTCGAACCGCAGGTAGGCGAACTTGCTCGCCAGGTACTGCTCGATCTGCTGCAGCTTGCCCACCCGGGTGGTGGCCTCCGCCTCCCGCCGCAGGTCCTCGAGGTGGTCGTCCACCCAGCCGCAGAACGCGCGCGCCTCGCGGGCGGAGTCGAAGACGAACACCGGCGCGCGCTGCATGTGATCCGCCTGGATGGTGCAGGTGACGCCGCCCGAGAGGTTCAGCACCTTCATGCCGCGGTTGTACGAGGCGACCAGCGTCCCCTCGGTGGTGGCGAGCGGGATGACGAACTCGCCCTGCGCGTGCTCGCCGTTCACCCGCAGCGGCCCGGCGAAGCCGAGCGGGACCTGCGCCACGCCGGTGAAGTTCTCGATGTGGCCGCGACCGAGCTGCGGCGGGAACGAGGCC
Protein-coding sequences here:
- a CDS encoding alcohol dehydrogenase; its protein translation is MARMRAVQVAKAGGALELVEREVPAPGPGQVRLRVEACGVCHSDAMVKGGAFPGLTLPRVPGHEIAGVVDAVGPQVTAWKPGDRAGVGWHGGHCFQCAACRHGWFINCERARITGISFDGGYAEYAVAPQEALARMPDELGAVEAAPLLCAGITTFNALRNSGARAGDTVAVQGIGGLGHLALQYAARMGFRTVALSHGADKEALARQLGAHAYVDTQRTSAAEGLARLGGADLVLATAPHAEAIAATVAGLKPRGKLLVVAAPFEPLQVSAFALLSGKTVAGWPSGSAIDSEETLAFSALTGVRPRVERFPLEQAEEALAKMLQNRVRFRAVLTP
- a CDS encoding LysR family transcriptional regulator; this translates as MDLNLLTIFEAVARTSSFSAAARELGMPKSSASRGVARLENELGVQLLFRTTRQVSLSAAGTALYDRVTPLLRSVKAVLGEVPEREEAPSGTLRVTAPVDLGVLFLAAVATRYTARHPAVSLDLHLTGRVVDLVGEGFDVALRVAPKLTDSTLVVRRAAPILLRLYASPLYLARRGTPRSEADLDAHEWVVFRGGPQQLRVTAPRPAPGRAARIVCDDLLFVRDAVRAGAGVGLLPTFVAEPDLVAGQLVRVVPRYERAAGSLFLVTPAAKHVAPKVTAFRDLVLEMLAARAPAGAAL
- a CDS encoding YceI family protein yields the protein MKKLLASLLALSPALALAATSHWSVDPSHSQVGFAVKHLVISNVRGEFTKYQGQVALDEADVAKSTVEASIDVSSISTKNADRDAHLKSPDFFDAARYPAMTFKSTKVRKAGPDKLEVTGDLTLHGVTRPVVLDVATTPEVKGMYGETRRGFAATTKISRKEFGLTWNKAVEAGPAVGDEVAIALDLEAVKDQPKTAAK
- a CDS encoding hydroxymethylglutaryl-CoA reductase encodes the protein MFIPQMLLRQLYTAGSLRNAADGLHFELANRLKDVRITRVLGAKVGEVALGPDDLQLELGDGRWRPATEVTPRTPEDFPLRRVARVRSPGRRAPEGPLEIEVGLEVEGLGALVVKARDRVAQPRETLPSVPCDREDNYTPAVVAERLRFVERVTGVHLDHVARASFPPQLGRGHIENFTGVAQVPLGFAGPLRVNGEHAQGEFVIPLATTEGTLVASYNRGMKVLNLSGGVTCTIQADHMQRAPVFVFDSAREARAFCGWVDDHLEDLRREAEATTRVGKLQQIEQYLASKFAYLRFDFTTGDAAGQNLVGRATFAACSWILEHHPAVRRFYLESNLATDKKASQVNLMRTRGKRVTAECVVKRSVLLEVTRVDPESLAYHWGVANVGAFLSGANNNGLHSPNALTALFIATGQDVANVAEGSAGIVYCELTPEKDLYLSITIPSLIVATHGGGTGLPTQRECLEVLGCFGQGKVEKLAEIVAGVVLAGEISLAAAISSLEWVSAHEAYGRNR